Proteins encoded in a region of the Acidobacteriota bacterium genome:
- the nuoH gene encoding NADH-quinone oxidoreductase subunit NuoH — translation MSATLIAQLVVIGFTFFMLLNSAAVLVLMERKVAAFIQQRLGPYRVGPWGAMQPLADIIKLMMKEELRPKSADTFLFYLAPILCATAAFAAFAVVPFGADTTFFGLLDEPVKLMAADVNVGLLVIFAITSMGVYGIVLAGWASNSKYSLLGGLRSSAQMISYELSYGLSLAAVIMLAGTLSLREVVDAQAGYWHLFGVLPIPKWYVFLQPLGFFIFMTAGVAETNRAPFDFPEAEQELVAGYHTEYSSMTFALFFMAEYINMVTVSAVAVNLFLGGWHGPFLPEYLGWMWFLLKVFALLFFYIWMRWTLPRYRYDHLMEFGWKWLLPAATLNLLVTAGVVIWMGW, via the coding sequence ATGTCAGCCACCCTCATCGCCCAACTCGTCGTCATCGGATTCACGTTCTTCATGCTGCTGAACTCGGCGGCCGTCCTGGTGCTCATGGAGCGCAAGGTGGCCGCGTTCATCCAGCAGCGCCTGGGCCCCTATCGTGTCGGCCCGTGGGGCGCGATGCAGCCGCTGGCCGACATCATCAAGCTGATGATGAAGGAGGAACTGCGGCCCAAGAGCGCCGACACGTTCCTGTTCTACCTGGCGCCGATCCTGTGCGCCACCGCCGCCTTCGCGGCATTTGCCGTGGTGCCATTCGGCGCCGACACCACGTTCTTCGGCCTGCTCGACGAGCCCGTGAAGCTGATGGCGGCCGACGTCAATGTGGGGCTGCTGGTGATTTTTGCCATCACGTCGATGGGCGTGTACGGCATCGTGCTGGCGGGGTGGGCCTCCAACAGCAAGTACTCCCTGCTCGGGGGACTGCGCTCGTCGGCGCAGATGATCAGCTACGAGCTCTCCTACGGACTGTCGCTCGCGGCCGTCATCATGCTGGCTGGCACCTTGTCGCTGCGGGAAGTCGTGGACGCTCAGGCGGGGTACTGGCACCTGTTCGGCGTGCTCCCGATTCCGAAGTGGTACGTGTTTTTGCAGCCGCTCGGGTTCTTCATCTTCATGACGGCCGGCGTGGCAGAAACCAACCGCGCACCGTTCGACTTCCCGGAAGCCGAGCAGGAACTGGTGGCCGGGTACCACACCGAATACAGTTCGATGACGTTCGCCCTGTTCTTCATGGCGGAGTACATCAACATGGTCACGGTGTCGGCCGTGGCGGTGAACCTGTTCCTCGGGGGCTGGCACGGGCCATTCCTGCCGGAATACCTGGGCTGGATGTGGTTCCTCCTGAAGGTGTTTGCGCTCCTGTTCTTCTACATCTGGATGCGCTGGACGCTGCCGCGCTACCGCTACGACCACCTGATGGAGTTCGGGTGGAAGTGGCTGCTGCCTGCGGCAACGCTGAATCTGCTGGTCACCGCGGGCGTGGTGATCTGGATGGGGTGGTAA
- a CDS encoding SIS domain-containing protein yields MVAGAFGPQLAQAVDATILTHQAFVAGSGREAEAAAVLIRDAAVAGRLILVFGNGGSATDAQHFAAELVVRFVRARRAVAALALTSDGAVMTAAANDLGVEAMFARQIEALGRPGDVAVAISTSGRSPNVLEALKVAKARGLSTIALTGRDGGEAGRLADVHVNVPSDVTARIQEVHGTWIHAVCAWVEEDL; encoded by the coding sequence ATGGTGGCTGGTGCGTTTGGCCCGCAGCTGGCGCAGGCGGTTGATGCCACCATCCTGACGCATCAGGCCTTTGTGGCGGGATCGGGGCGCGAGGCCGAAGCCGCTGCGGTGCTGATTCGGGACGCCGCAGTCGCGGGGCGGTTGATTCTGGTGTTTGGCAACGGGGGCAGCGCCACCGATGCGCAACACTTCGCCGCCGAGTTGGTGGTGCGGTTCGTGCGGGCGCGACGGGCGGTGGCCGCTCTGGCGCTGACGAGTGATGGTGCGGTCATGACGGCCGCGGCCAATGACCTGGGGGTCGAGGCAATGTTTGCCCGGCAGATCGAAGCGCTCGGCAGGCCGGGAGATGTCGCGGTGGCCATCTCGACCAGCGGGCGTTCCCCGAATGTGCTCGAGGCATTGAAGGTGGCGAAGGCGCGGGGCTTGTCCACCATCGCCCTGACCGGGCGCGATGGCGGCGAGGCGGGGCGGTTGGCGGATGTGCACGTGAACGTGCCCTCTGATGTGACCGCGAGGATTCAGGAAGTGCACGGCACGTGGATTCACGCGGTGTGCGCGTGGGTGGAAGAGGACTTGTGA
- the nuoD gene encoding NADH dehydrogenase (quinone) subunit D: MTVNMGPQHPSTHGVLRLVLELDGETIVGAEPTIGFLHTGIEKTAEQKKWQQVIPLVERMDYLGAQSNSLSFCLSAEKLLGLEMPDRVTYIRVLIAELQRLNSHLVWLATHAMEIGAISVMMYAFREREQLLNLNEMIAGFRLFPSYIRIGGLREDLPRDYKKAVKELLDKMPAAIDNYELMLTKNQVWTKRTKGVAVLSKELTLGLGLVGPMARAVGINYDVRRMWPYLKYETFDFVVPTRTDGDVFARYQVKVEEMRQSVRICQQALERISPTGVYDCGDYRVVPPPKDRVYTEMEALIQHFLIYSQGFTVPKGEAYVPVEGARGEHGFYIVSDGGNRPVRVKSRAPSFLACQALPHMIKGGLIADVIAAIGSTDVVMGDVDR; encoded by the coding sequence ATGACCGTCAACATGGGGCCCCAGCACCCCAGCACCCATGGCGTGCTGCGGCTGGTCCTCGAACTCGACGGAGAGACCATCGTCGGCGCTGAGCCCACCATCGGGTTCCTGCACACGGGGATCGAAAAGACCGCGGAGCAGAAGAAGTGGCAGCAGGTGATCCCGCTCGTGGAGCGCATGGATTATCTGGGCGCCCAATCCAACAGCCTGTCGTTCTGCCTCTCGGCCGAAAAGCTGTTGGGCCTCGAGATGCCCGACCGCGTGACGTACATTCGCGTGCTGATTGCCGAACTGCAGCGGCTCAACAGTCACCTCGTGTGGCTGGCGACACATGCCATGGAAATCGGCGCCATCTCGGTGATGATGTACGCCTTCCGCGAACGGGAACAGCTGCTGAATCTCAACGAGATGATCGCCGGCTTCCGCCTGTTCCCCAGCTACATCCGGATCGGCGGGCTTCGCGAAGACCTGCCGCGCGACTACAAGAAGGCCGTCAAAGAACTGCTCGACAAGATGCCGGCCGCCATCGACAACTACGAGCTGATGCTCACCAAGAACCAGGTCTGGACCAAGCGCACCAAAGGTGTCGCCGTCCTGTCAAAGGAACTGACGCTGGGGCTGGGCCTTGTGGGACCCATGGCGCGCGCCGTCGGTATCAACTACGACGTCCGGCGTATGTGGCCGTACCTGAAGTACGAGACGTTTGATTTTGTCGTGCCGACGCGCACCGACGGCGATGTGTTCGCCCGCTACCAGGTCAAAGTTGAGGAAATGCGGCAGAGCGTCCGGATCTGCCAGCAGGCGCTCGAGCGCATTTCGCCGACCGGCGTCTACGATTGCGGCGACTACCGCGTGGTGCCGCCGCCCAAGGATCGCGTCTACACCGAGATGGAGGCGCTGATTCAGCACTTCCTGATCTACTCGCAGGGCTTTACGGTACCCAAAGGCGAGGCGTACGTCCCGGTCGAAGGCGCCCGCGGCGAACACGGATTTTATATTGTGTCGGACGGCGGCAATCGCCCTGTGCGGGTGAAGTCGCGCGCGCCGTCGTTTCTGGCCTGCCAGGCCTTGCCGCACATGATCAAAGGCGGCCTGATAGCGGACGTGATTGCCGCAATCGGGTCCACCGATGTCGTGATGGGGGATGTGGATCGATGA
- a CDS encoding NADH-quinone oxidoreductase subunit M, with the protein MALTLLVLLPLVGGLLVLLLGKDRDRLVRQVALSISLVTFLASLWLWSGFDAASADFQFVERYTWLPDFGISYHVGLDGITLWLVLLTTFLTPIGLLCSWESVDQRVKEFSFFMLLLEAAMIGVFISLDLFLFYLFWDAMLIPMYFLIGIWGYEQRIYAAVKFMLYTMAGSVLMLLAIIWIAYYHQTVTGVVSFDLLDLYALDIPAELQMWLFLAFTVAFAIKVPLFPFHTWLPDAHVQAPTAGSVILAGVMLKMGTYGLLRFSFPLFPEAALQFAPYIAILAVIGIVYGALVAMVQPDMKKLVAYSSVSHLGFVVLGLCAMNVTGVQGALFQMLAHGVSTGGLFLIVGMLSERRHTKLIAEYGGLKAVMPKLVAMFLLITLASIALPGMNGFVGEFLIFVGSFAANPGLTAVAVSGVILSAVYMLWMFQRVNYGPITNPKNKGLRDLSAREWAVIAPIVAMCIGMGVAPGVFLKPMEPAVKRIVAQVRGMAPVNAGNTTSEVVFPEAAKTTSEVVLPAIEGSAR; encoded by the coding sequence GTGGCGTTAACTCTTCTCGTCCTGCTGCCGCTTGTGGGCGGCCTGCTGGTACTGCTCCTGGGCAAAGACCGCGACCGGCTCGTCCGGCAGGTGGCCTTGAGCATCTCGCTTGTGACGTTCCTGGCGAGCCTCTGGCTCTGGTCGGGCTTCGACGCCGCGTCGGCCGACTTCCAGTTCGTCGAACGGTACACCTGGCTGCCAGACTTCGGCATTTCCTACCATGTCGGCCTGGATGGCATCACGTTGTGGCTGGTGCTCCTCACGACGTTCCTGACTCCGATCGGATTGCTGTGCTCGTGGGAGTCCGTGGACCAGCGGGTGAAGGAGTTCTCGTTTTTCATGCTGCTGCTTGAAGCGGCCATGATTGGCGTGTTCATCTCGCTCGACCTGTTCCTGTTCTACCTGTTCTGGGACGCGATGCTGATCCCGATGTACTTTCTCATCGGCATCTGGGGCTACGAACAGCGCATCTACGCGGCCGTCAAGTTCATGCTCTACACGATGGCCGGCTCCGTGCTGATGCTGCTCGCCATCATCTGGATCGCGTATTACCACCAGACCGTGACCGGCGTCGTCAGCTTCGATTTGCTGGACCTCTACGCGCTCGACATCCCCGCCGAACTGCAGATGTGGCTGTTCCTGGCGTTCACCGTGGCGTTTGCCATCAAGGTCCCGCTCTTTCCATTCCACACCTGGTTGCCTGACGCGCACGTGCAGGCGCCGACTGCCGGGTCGGTCATTCTGGCCGGCGTCATGCTGAAGATGGGCACGTACGGGTTGCTGCGGTTTTCCTTTCCGCTGTTCCCCGAGGCCGCCCTCCAGTTCGCGCCCTACATCGCCATCCTCGCCGTCATCGGCATCGTGTACGGCGCGCTCGTCGCGATGGTGCAGCCCGACATGAAAAAACTCGTGGCCTACTCCTCAGTGAGCCACCTCGGGTTTGTGGTGCTGGGCCTCTGTGCGATGAACGTCACCGGAGTGCAGGGCGCGCTCTTCCAGATGCTGGCGCACGGCGTGTCCACCGGCGGCCTCTTCCTCATCGTCGGCATGCTCTCGGAGCGCCGGCACACCAAGCTCATCGCCGAATACGGCGGCCTGAAGGCCGTGATGCCGAAGCTCGTGGCCATGTTCCTGCTGATTACCCTGGCGTCCATCGCGTTGCCGGGCATGAACGGGTTCGTCGGCGAGTTCCTCATCTTCGTCGGGTCGTTTGCCGCGAACCCCGGGCTCACAGCGGTGGCCGTGTCGGGCGTCATCCTGTCGGCGGTCTACATGTTGTGGATGTTCCAGCGCGTGAACTACGGTCCGATTACCAATCCGAAGAACAAGGGACTGCGTGATCTCAGCGCCCGTGAGTGGGCGGTGATTGCGCCCATTGTGGCCATGTGTATCGGCATGGGCGTGGCGCCGGGTGTGTTCCTGAAGCCGATGGAACCCGCGGTCAAGCGCATCGTGGCCCAGGTGCGGGGGATGGCGCCGGTGAACGCCGGCAATACGACCTCTGAGGTCGTTTTCCCTGAAGCCGCGAAAACGACCTCAGAGGTCGTTTTGCCAGCCATCGAAGGGAGCGCGCGATGA
- a CDS encoding NADH-quinone oxidoreductase subunit N, with product MNQNDFAAIVPVLMVTLAACTTMVAEAFRPQRDLAAGRWFGTYGLIGLGGAIAASLNQWNQSLVGFGVISVDNFTVFFNITLCAIGILTIILSAGNAERDHLPLGEYYTLILFAIVGMMLMASTTDLLVIFIALEIMSLGVYVLTAIKRSSAEGAEASFKYFVLGAFSSAFFLYGIAMAYAVTGTTRLDEIGMRVASSALDPGILTILSMVLLLVGFAFKVGAVPFHMWTPDAYQGAPALVTGFMSTGVKAAAFAAFIRVFLSALEPLRLDWVPIVTVIAALTMILGTVVGVAQTSVKRMLAYSSIAHAGYLLVGLVAASSAGKAAMLFYLVAYSVTNLGAFGVLAALVTPDRQHDDVRDFAGMSKERPGLAALLTLFLLSLGGFPPTVGFIGKWYIFNAAMQEGLYTLAILGVLTSVVSVFFYLRIVVMMYMSDETAPEHRPAVSAITTAGLLIALAGVLYLGVLPGGLLKIAAESVASIF from the coding sequence ATGAATCAGAACGACTTCGCCGCCATCGTTCCCGTCCTGATGGTCACGCTCGCCGCGTGCACCACCATGGTGGCCGAGGCCTTCCGGCCCCAGCGAGACCTGGCCGCCGGCCGCTGGTTTGGCACCTATGGACTCATCGGGCTCGGTGGGGCGATTGCCGCCTCGCTGAACCAGTGGAACCAGAGTCTGGTGGGTTTCGGCGTCATTAGCGTCGACAACTTCACGGTGTTTTTCAACATCACGCTGTGCGCGATCGGCATCCTGACGATCATTCTCTCGGCCGGCAACGCCGAGCGCGACCACCTGCCGCTCGGTGAGTACTACACGCTCATCCTGTTCGCGATCGTCGGCATGATGCTCATGGCATCCACGACCGATCTGCTCGTGATCTTCATCGCGCTCGAGATCATGTCGCTCGGCGTGTACGTCCTGACCGCCATCAAGCGGTCGAGTGCGGAAGGGGCCGAAGCGTCCTTTAAGTACTTTGTCCTGGGTGCGTTTTCCAGCGCCTTCTTCCTCTATGGCATTGCGATGGCGTATGCCGTGACCGGCACCACGCGGCTCGACGAGATCGGCATGCGTGTGGCGTCGTCGGCGCTGGACCCCGGCATCCTGACCATCCTGTCCATGGTGTTGTTGCTCGTGGGCTTTGCCTTCAAGGTGGGCGCGGTGCCGTTCCACATGTGGACGCCCGATGCCTATCAAGGCGCGCCGGCGCTGGTGACGGGCTTCATGTCCACCGGCGTCAAGGCCGCGGCCTTCGCCGCGTTCATCCGCGTCTTCCTGTCGGCGCTTGAGCCGCTGCGGTTGGACTGGGTGCCGATCGTCACCGTGATCGCCGCCCTCACCATGATCCTGGGCACCGTCGTGGGCGTGGCCCAGACGAGCGTCAAACGTATGCTCGCGTATTCGAGCATTGCGCACGCCGGCTATCTGCTTGTCGGCCTGGTGGCCGCAAGCTCTGCCGGCAAGGCCGCCATGCTCTTCTACCTCGTGGCCTACAGCGTGACCAACCTCGGCGCCTTCGGCGTGTTGGCCGCGCTCGTGACGCCGGACCGCCAGCATGACGATGTGCGGGATTTTGCGGGGATGTCGAAAGAGCGACCCGGCCTTGCGGCGCTGCTCACGTTGTTCCTGCTCTCGCTGGGTGGCTTCCCGCCGACGGTAGGCTTCATCGGCAAGTGGTACATCTTCAACGCCGCGATGCAGGAGGGCCTCTACACCCTTGCGATTCTCGGCGTGTTGACCAGCGTGGTGTCGGTCTTCTTCTACCTGCGCATCGTGGTCATGATGTACATGAGTGACGAAACCGCCCCGGAGCACAGGCCGGCCGTGTCGGCCATTACGACGGCGGGGCTGCTCATCGCGCTCGCCGGAGTGCTCTACCTCGGTGTGCTCCCCGGCGGCTTGCTGAAGATCGCCGCCGAGTCGGTCGCGTCAATCTTCTAG
- the nuoE gene encoding NADH-quinone oxidoreductase subunit NuoE: MSFHPLMDYGRAHHQSSRSMADEGPAFEYTAEALAKLEDICSRYPDEQRKSAILAALYLAQRQQGYISRNAMKAVAAAIRCSTADVEDVVSFYTMFYQRPVGRHVIQVCRTLSCALNGAERVTAELQAVLGIAPGQTTADGEFSLFEVECLGACDRAPVVGVNDHWHECQKPEDARALVDGLKAHGAAGLTGCHLHVEKA; the protein is encoded by the coding sequence ATGAGTTTTCATCCGTTGATGGATTACGGGCGGGCGCACCATCAGTCATCGCGGTCGATGGCTGACGAAGGTCCCGCGTTCGAATACACGGCCGAGGCGCTGGCCAAGCTCGAGGACATCTGCTCGCGGTACCCGGACGAGCAGCGCAAGTCCGCCATTCTGGCGGCGCTGTATCTCGCGCAGCGGCAGCAGGGCTACATCTCGCGCAACGCGATGAAGGCGGTGGCGGCCGCCATCAGGTGCAGCACCGCGGACGTCGAAGACGTCGTGTCGTTTTACACGATGTTCTACCAGCGGCCTGTGGGGCGCCATGTGATTCAGGTCTGCCGCACACTCTCGTGCGCGTTGAATGGGGCCGAACGCGTGACAGCGGAACTGCAGGCCGTGTTGGGCATCGCCCCTGGCCAGACCACCGCCGACGGCGAGTTTTCCCTCTTTGAAGTCGAGTGCCTGGGGGCGTGCGACCGCGCGCCTGTGGTGGGCGTGAACGATCACTGGCACGAATGCCAGAAGCCCGAAGACGCACGCGCGCTGGTGGACGGGCTCAAAGCGCACGGCGCCGCCGGCCTCACCGGATGTCACCTGCACGTGGAGAAAGCGTAA
- a CDS encoding L-seryl-tRNA(Sec) selenium transferase: MTARNIPSIDVLLRRPAMAARVAADGRVLVVDALRTAADAWRALPPADGNAAEPAPWIVARALEALDGAQAPSLRRVINATGVLIHTNLGRAPLARQAIAAAADVASGYCNLEYELDTGTRGHRHVHAERLVCALTGAEGAVITNNNAAATWLVLAALGAGREVVVSRGELVEIGGGFRVPEIMAQSGATLREVGTTNRTRASDYGAAISDRTALLLRVHPSNFRIEGFTERPDLAELAGLAHQFHLPLFEDLGSGWLGLPQEGGWPDAIRDEPSVRDSLKAGADLVAFSGDKLLGGPQAGIIVGRRALVERVRRHPLMRAVRADKQTYAALEATLGLWQREAARTEIPVVRMLLERLESLEARARALVQTTSEVVSAGSGPETTSEVVLEIVDGHSTIGGGSAPQSAIPTRLVSIRSAARSAGEIESALRAQNPPVVARIQHDAVLLDLRTVAAEDDAYVAAAVTRALVGPARNDL, encoded by the coding sequence ATGACCGCCCGAAACATTCCCTCAATTGACGTCCTGCTGCGGCGGCCCGCGATGGCCGCGAGAGTGGCCGCCGATGGCCGGGTGCTTGTCGTCGACGCCCTCAGAACTGCGGCCGATGCCTGGCGGGCTCTGCCGCCCGCTGACGGGAACGCCGCCGAGCCGGCTCCCTGGATCGTGGCCCGTGCGCTCGAGGCCCTTGACGGGGCCCAGGCCCCGTCATTGCGCCGCGTCATCAACGCCACGGGCGTCCTTATTCACACAAACCTGGGCCGCGCGCCCCTGGCACGGCAGGCCATCGCCGCCGCGGCCGACGTGGCGAGTGGATACTGCAACCTCGAGTACGAGCTGGACACCGGCACCCGGGGCCATCGGCATGTGCACGCAGAACGCCTGGTGTGCGCGCTGACAGGCGCGGAAGGCGCCGTCATCACCAACAACAATGCCGCGGCCACCTGGCTGGTGCTGGCCGCGCTGGGGGCCGGGCGCGAGGTCGTCGTCTCGCGGGGCGAACTCGTCGAAATCGGCGGGGGCTTCCGCGTGCCGGAGATCATGGCGCAATCGGGCGCCACCCTTCGCGAAGTGGGCACGACCAACCGGACCCGCGCGAGCGACTACGGGGCCGCCATCAGCGACCGGACCGCGTTGCTCCTGCGGGTGCACCCGTCGAATTTCCGGATCGAGGGCTTCACGGAGCGTCCGGACCTGGCTGAGCTTGCCGGCCTTGCCCATCAGTTCCACCTGCCCCTGTTCGAAGACCTGGGGAGCGGCTGGCTGGGCCTGCCCCAGGAGGGCGGCTGGCCCGACGCCATCCGCGACGAGCCCTCGGTGCGCGACAGCCTGAAGGCCGGTGCCGACCTGGTGGCCTTCAGTGGCGACAAACTGCTGGGCGGCCCCCAGGCGGGCATCATCGTCGGCCGCCGGGCGCTGGTGGAGCGCGTGCGGCGTCACCCCCTGATGCGGGCGGTGCGCGCTGACAAACAGACGTACGCGGCCCTGGAGGCCACGCTGGGGCTCTGGCAGCGCGAGGCGGCGCGGACCGAGATTCCGGTGGTGCGGATGCTCCTCGAGCGCCTGGAGAGCCTTGAGGCCCGCGCGAGGGCGCTGGTGCAAACGACCTCTGAGGTCGTTTCCGCCGGGTCGGGTCCGGAAACGACCTCAGAGGTCGTTTTGGAGATCGTCGACGGCCACTCCACCATCGGCGGCGGCAGCGCCCCCCAGTCGGCAATCCCGACCCGACTGGTCTCGATCAGGTCGGCAGCCAGAAGCGCAGGCGAAATCGAATCGGCACTGCGGGCGCAGAATCCGCCAGTTGTGGCGCGGATTCAGCACGACGCCGTGTTGTTGGATTTGAGAACGGTGGCCGCGGAGGACGACGCGTATGTCGCGGCGGCCGTGACCCGGGCCCTGGTGGGACCAGCGAGAAACGACCTCTGA
- a CDS encoding cold-shock protein, whose translation MRITGKVKWFNNAKGYGFVEREGGNDVFVHFSAIQGAGFRTLEEGQEVEFEIVDGPKGPQAGNVTKPS comes from the coding sequence ATGCGTATTACGGGCAAGGTCAAGTGGTTCAACAACGCTAAGGGTTATGGTTTCGTCGAGCGCGAAGGGGGCAACGACGTGTTCGTCCACTTCTCCGCCATTCAGGGCGCCGGTTTCCGGACCCTCGAGGAAGGCCAGGAGGTCGAATTCGAGATTGTCGACGGTCCGAAGGGACCCCAGGCTGGCAACGTTACCAAGCCAAGCTAG
- the nuoF gene encoding NADH-quinone oxidoreductase subunit NuoF, which yields MDLVLTPHVKTPNGFTLDFYTKQGGYEALRKALALTPEAVVDIVKASGLRGRGGAGFPTGMKWQFVDKKSPKPKYICCNADESEPGTFKDHVLMERNPHLLFEGCLIACHAIGAKVAYIYIRGEFYHVQEVLEAELAKARAAGFIGKNIFGTGFDCEIYVHRGAGAYEAGEETALIESLEGKRAQPRLKPPFPAVAGLYGCPTAVNNVETLCNVPPIITNGPEWFAALGPEKNGGPKLYCLSGHVKNPGTYEAPMHVTMRELIYDPKYGGGIRGDRKLKAVIPGGSSVPILLPHQLDIPASFDGVASAGSMLGSAGIIVMDETTCMVWAAENLLYFYKHESCGKCTPCREGGAWLHNLLGRIERGEGQMKDIDLLLSVANNIMGKTLCAFGDAAATPVLTTVKLFREEYEAHVREGRCTLPADWRAASRTLAAH from the coding sequence ATGGATTTGGTTCTCACGCCCCACGTCAAGACGCCGAACGGCTTCACGCTGGATTTTTATACCAAGCAGGGTGGGTACGAGGCGCTGCGCAAAGCGCTCGCCCTGACGCCCGAGGCTGTGGTCGACATCGTCAAGGCGTCGGGCCTTCGTGGCCGCGGAGGCGCAGGCTTTCCGACAGGCATGAAGTGGCAGTTCGTGGACAAGAAGTCGCCGAAGCCGAAGTACATCTGCTGCAACGCCGACGAGAGTGAGCCGGGCACGTTCAAAGACCACGTGCTGATGGAACGCAACCCGCACCTGTTGTTTGAAGGGTGCCTGATCGCCTGCCACGCCATTGGGGCGAAGGTCGCCTACATCTACATCCGCGGTGAGTTCTACCACGTGCAGGAAGTGCTGGAGGCGGAACTGGCCAAGGCGCGCGCGGCGGGATTCATCGGCAAGAACATCTTCGGCACCGGCTTCGACTGCGAGATTTATGTGCATCGCGGCGCCGGTGCGTATGAGGCCGGCGAAGAGACCGCCCTCATCGAATCGCTGGAGGGCAAGCGGGCCCAGCCGCGATTGAAGCCGCCGTTTCCCGCCGTCGCCGGCCTGTATGGCTGCCCGACGGCGGTCAACAACGTCGAGACGCTCTGCAACGTGCCGCCCATCATCACCAACGGGCCCGAGTGGTTTGCGGCGTTGGGCCCCGAAAAAAACGGCGGACCGAAGCTCTACTGCCTGAGCGGCCATGTGAAAAACCCGGGCACGTATGAAGCGCCCATGCACGTCACGATGCGCGAACTCATCTACGACCCGAAGTATGGGGGCGGCATTCGCGGCGATCGCAAATTGAAAGCCGTCATTCCGGGCGGGTCCTCGGTGCCCATCCTGTTGCCGCATCAGCTCGACATTCCCGCCAGCTTCGACGGCGTGGCGTCGGCCGGGTCGATGCTGGGGTCGGCGGGCATCATCGTGATGGACGAGACCACCTGCATGGTGTGGGCGGCCGAAAATCTCCTCTACTTCTACAAACACGAATCGTGCGGCAAGTGCACGCCGTGCCGCGAGGGCGGCGCGTGGCTGCACAATCTGCTCGGCCGCATTGAACGCGGCGAAGGCCAGATGAAGGACATCGACCTGCTCCTGTCGGTGGCCAACAACATCATGGGCAAGACGTTGTGCGCGTTCGGCGACGCGGCGGCCACACCCGTGCTGACCACCGTGAAGTTGTTTCGTGAGGAATATGAGGCCCACGTGCGCGAAGGGCGTTGCACGCTGCCGGCGGACTGGCGCGCGGCGTCGCGGACGCTGGCGGCCCACTGA
- the nuoK gene encoding NADH-quinone oxidoreductase subunit NuoK, with product MPEPTLNTYLALSAVLFSIGTAGVFLRRNLITILLSVEVMLNAVNLTFVAVDRFLGTVDGQIIAFFVMTVAAAEAAVGLAIIIALFRHRESLSPDAFTSLKW from the coding sequence TTGCCCGAGCCCACTCTCAATACCTACCTCGCCCTGTCGGCCGTGTTGTTTTCGATCGGCACCGCCGGGGTGTTCCTGCGCCGCAACCTGATCACCATCCTGCTGTCGGTGGAAGTCATGTTGAACGCGGTCAACCTGACGTTTGTGGCCGTGGATCGTTTTCTCGGCACCGTCGACGGCCAGATCATCGCGTTCTTCGTGATGACCGTCGCCGCCGCCGAGGCGGCCGTCGGGCTGGCCATCATCATCGCGCTGTTCCGGCACCGCGAATCCCTGTCTCCGGACGCGTTCACATCGTTGAAGTGGTAA
- a CDS encoding NADH-quinone oxidoreductase subunit J, whose protein sequence is MDALFFWIFAAVMVVASLLVVGQRNPMYSVLLLIVSFAALSGLYVLLNAPFMAVVQIIIYAGAIMVLFLFVVMLLNVRTEEDGAETRRPFDIGPGPRRFGAVLAVVLAVQLIWALRRIAEAPFAPAGPDAAAQTSVYAIGLRLFREYAFAFEATSVLILVAMVGAVILARRDPHLPTRKEQ, encoded by the coding sequence ATGGACGCATTGTTCTTCTGGATTTTTGCGGCGGTCATGGTCGTGGCGTCCCTGCTGGTGGTGGGGCAGCGCAACCCCATGTACAGCGTGCTGCTGCTCATTGTGTCGTTCGCCGCGTTGTCGGGGCTCTACGTCCTGCTGAACGCGCCGTTCATGGCGGTGGTGCAGATCATCATCTACGCCGGCGCCATCATGGTGCTGTTCCTCTTCGTGGTCATGCTGCTCAACGTGCGGACCGAGGAGGACGGGGCGGAGACGCGCCGCCCGTTTGACATCGGCCCCGGTCCGCGCAGGTTCGGTGCGGTGCTCGCGGTGGTGCTGGCTGTGCAACTCATCTGGGCGCTCCGGCGCATTGCCGAGGCGCCGTTTGCGCCGGCCGGCCCTGATGCCGCCGCGCAGACATCGGTCTATGCCATCGGCCTGCGCCTCTTCCGCGAATACGCGTTCGCGTTTGAAGCCACGTCGGTGCTGATTCTCGTGGCGATGGTGGGCGCCGTGATCCTGGCACGCCGGGACCCGCATCTGCCCACTCGAAAGGAACAGTAG